In one window of Gemmatimonadaceae bacterium DNA:
- a CDS encoding menaquinone biosynthesis protein — MITLGRIPYINCYPVYGAVDRGVVQLDAELVTGVPSDLNAKMAAGELDISVVSAVEYARDSNRYLLLPDLAISCDGPVQSVALYSRLPASELTGRDVLVSRSSMTSVALLELLFENFWHARPRFVPGDAELSDVEGFGAEDHIARLVIGDAALLLGAGAGPRVPRYEHAYDLGAAWKSWTGQPFVFAVWVAQRTTPVKDALAAHAGLILARDWGLANLPALATQASAATGVPERRCLDYLSGLDYGLSYPHLAGLTEFFRRLVDKGRVPNGTLTFLPAA; from the coding sequence GTGATCACCCTCGGCAGGATCCCGTACATCAACTGCTACCCGGTCTACGGCGCGGTCGATCGCGGCGTCGTCCAGCTCGATGCCGAGCTGGTCACCGGAGTGCCGAGCGATCTGAACGCGAAGATGGCGGCGGGCGAGCTCGACATCAGCGTCGTCTCCGCGGTCGAGTACGCGCGCGACTCCAACCGGTATCTGCTCCTCCCCGACCTGGCCATCTCGTGCGACGGGCCGGTTCAGAGCGTCGCGCTCTACTCCCGGCTCCCGGCGTCCGAGCTGACCGGACGCGACGTGCTGGTCAGCCGGAGCTCGATGACCAGCGTCGCTTTGCTCGAGCTGCTCTTCGAGAACTTCTGGCATGCCCGGCCGCGGTTCGTCCCCGGCGACGCGGAGCTGAGCGACGTGGAGGGGTTCGGCGCGGAAGATCACATCGCGCGGCTGGTTATCGGAGACGCGGCTCTGCTGCTCGGCGCGGGCGCCGGACCGCGCGTGCCGCGGTACGAGCACGCCTACGATCTGGGCGCGGCATGGAAGAGCTGGACCGGGCAGCCGTTCGTCTTCGCCGTGTGGGTGGCGCAGCGCACGACTCCGGTCAAGGATGCGCTCGCCGCGCACGCCGGACTCATTTTGGCCCGCGACTGGGGACTGGCCAACCTGCCGGCGCTCGCGACGCAGGCTTCCGCGGCGACGGGTGTCCCGGAGAGACGCTGCCTCGATTATCTGTCGGGGCTCGACTACGGCCTGTCGTATCCCCACCTCGCCGGGCTCACCGAGTTCTTTCGCCGGCTCGTCGACAAGGGCCGCGTACCGAACGGAACACTCACTTTTCTACCAGCCGCATGA
- a CDS encoding aminodeoxychorismate/anthranilate synthase component II, with the protein MLLVIDNYDSFTYNLVQYLGELGEELVVRRNDEIEVEEIGELKPHAMVISPGPGVPADAGVTIPAIRRWGPEIPTLGVCLGHQAIGEAFGGEVVRARVVMHGKTSRIRHSGTELFEGLPDPMEVMRYHSLVVEPDSLPDDLEVVATAIDNPAEIHAIRHKTFPIWGVQFHPESIMTPEGKALLANFLRIAG; encoded by the coding sequence ATGCTTTTAGTAATCGACAACTACGACTCCTTCACCTACAATCTCGTGCAATACCTCGGCGAGCTCGGAGAAGAGCTCGTTGTGCGCAGGAACGACGAGATCGAAGTGGAAGAGATCGGCGAGCTGAAGCCGCACGCGATGGTCATCTCGCCCGGTCCGGGCGTCCCCGCCGACGCGGGCGTGACGATCCCGGCGATCAGGCGCTGGGGACCGGAGATTCCGACGCTCGGCGTCTGCCTCGGACACCAGGCCATCGGCGAGGCGTTCGGCGGCGAGGTCGTGCGGGCGCGCGTGGTCATGCACGGCAAGACGTCGCGGATCCGGCACTCCGGCACGGAGCTGTTCGAGGGCCTGCCCGACCCGATGGAAGTGATGCGCTATCACTCCCTGGTCGTCGAGCCGGATAGCTTACCGGACGATCTGGAGGTAGTCGCTACGGCAATCGACAATCCGGCGGAGATTCACGCCATCCGACACAAGACTTTTCCAATCTGGGGAGTGCAATTCCATCCGGAGTCCATCATGACGCCGGAGGGGAAGGCGCTGCTCGCCAATTTCCTGAGGATCGCCGGATGA
- the mqnC gene encoding cyclic dehypoxanthinyl futalosine synthase — MSVTRDILDFYTHAPLLELGAEADRIRAEKHSGDVVTYIIDRNINYTNVCVADCGFCAFYRRPKDNEGYTLSFEQIGAKIEEAKSLGAVQILIQGGHNPYIPFDWYLDLMRYIKRNHPIHIHGFSPSEVDFFAKLFRMEAREVIRELVRAGLDSIPGGGGEILVQRVRDMVAKKKAGADRWLEIMETAHQEGLRTSVTMMYGIGETLAERLEHLERVREVQSRTGGFTAFICWPLQPENTPQMSHMRKTDAVDYLRTVAISRIVLDNVPNLQSSWVTMGMKIGQIALRFGCNDFGSLMIEENVVSAANTTHRTTTQEMERLILDAGFTPRRRRQDYSVIEEAAHAA, encoded by the coding sequence ATGAGCGTCACGCGCGACATTCTCGACTTCTACACGCACGCGCCGCTGCTCGAGCTCGGCGCGGAGGCCGATCGCATCCGGGCGGAGAAGCATTCGGGCGACGTCGTTACCTACATCATCGACCGGAACATCAACTACACGAACGTGTGCGTGGCCGACTGCGGCTTCTGCGCGTTCTACCGCCGGCCGAAGGACAACGAGGGCTACACTCTCTCGTTCGAGCAGATCGGGGCCAAGATCGAGGAGGCCAAGTCGCTCGGCGCCGTGCAGATCCTGATTCAGGGCGGGCACAACCCGTACATCCCGTTCGACTGGTACCTCGACCTCATGCGCTACATCAAGCGCAACCACCCGATCCACATCCACGGCTTCAGCCCCAGCGAGGTGGATTTCTTCGCCAAGCTGTTCCGCATGGAAGCGCGTGAGGTGATCCGCGAGCTGGTGCGGGCCGGGCTCGACTCGATTCCCGGCGGCGGCGGCGAGATCCTGGTGCAGCGCGTGCGCGACATGGTCGCTAAGAAGAAAGCGGGCGCGGACCGCTGGCTGGAGATCATGGAGACGGCGCATCAGGAAGGGCTCAGGACGTCGGTGACGATGATGTACGGGATCGGCGAGACTCTGGCGGAGAGGCTCGAGCATCTCGAGCGCGTGCGGGAGGTGCAGTCGCGCACCGGCGGATTCACGGCGTTCATCTGCTGGCCGCTGCAGCCGGAGAACACCCCGCAGATGTCGCACATGCGGAAGACCGACGCGGTGGATTATCTCCGCACCGTCGCGATCTCGCGCATCGTCCTGGACAACGTCCCCAACCTCCAGTCGAGCTGGGTCACCATGGGAATGAAGATCGGCCAGATCGCGCTGCGGTTCGGCTGCAACGACTTCGGATCGCTGATGATCGAGGAGAACGTCGTGTCGGCCGCGAACACTACCCACCGGACGACGACGCAGGAGATGGAGCGGCTCATTCTCGACGCCGGCTTCACCCCGCGCCGCCGGCGGCAGGACTACTCCGTGATCGAGGAAGCCGCGCATGCCGCGTGA
- the kdsB gene encoding 3-deoxy-manno-octulosonate cytidylyltransferase, with protein sequence MRTLVVIPARLGATRLPQKPLRDLAGQPLIVRVWERVDEMELGDACVVATDDESVRLAAAEAGAEVVMTSATCETGTDRVAEVARMPEFAEFDVFVNVQGDEPFMSGDAVIAAREMVTARSFDVGTAAARAEAWVLDDPGIVKVVLGDDGRALYFSRAPIPYLRDRRDKAELEGMILQHRGVYVYSRAALERWVALPAHPLEKIERLEQLRPLAAGITFGVAITDGPVYAGIDTEEDLADANARWAEISAR encoded by the coding sequence ATGAGGACGCTGGTAGTAATCCCCGCCCGCCTCGGCGCCACGCGCCTCCCCCAAAAACCCCTCAGAGATCTGGCAGGCCAGCCCCTCATCGTTCGCGTCTGGGAGCGCGTGGACGAGATGGAGCTCGGTGATGCTTGCGTCGTGGCCACCGACGACGAATCGGTGCGGCTGGCAGCCGCCGAAGCGGGAGCGGAAGTAGTCATGACTTCCGCGACGTGCGAGACCGGGACGGACAGGGTCGCCGAGGTCGCCCGGATGCCCGAGTTCGCGGAGTTTGACGTGTTCGTCAACGTGCAGGGCGACGAGCCGTTCATGAGCGGCGACGCGGTGATCGCGGCCAGGGAGATGGTCACTGCGCGATCGTTCGACGTCGGGACCGCGGCGGCTCGGGCCGAAGCCTGGGTGCTGGACGATCCCGGCATAGTGAAAGTCGTTCTGGGCGACGATGGGCGCGCGCTGTACTTCTCGCGGGCGCCCATTCCGTACCTGCGGGACCGGCGCGACAAGGCGGAGCTGGAAGGCATGATCCTCCAGCACCGCGGAGTGTACGTCTACAGCAGGGCCGCGCTCGAGCGCTGGGTCGCGCTGCCGGCGCACCCGCTCGAGAAAATCGAGCGCCTCGAGCAGCTACGACCGCTGGCGGCGGGGATAACTTTCGGGGTGGCGATTACCGACGGTCCGGTATACGCGGGTATCGACACCGAAGAAGACCTGGCGGACGCGAACGCGCGCTGGGCAGAGATCTCAGCGAGATAA
- a CDS encoding DedA family protein: MLENFIERLSGVPLFVLYPMLGLLAAVENIFPPLPTDAVVAFGSFLAARGQGNPWATFLITWLSNVAGAAGMYWAGRRYGRSVLTRGYAKWIGPEAEVRLERSYRRYGIPSLFVSRFLPAVRAVVPIFAGAAKLPFIPVITIMALASGIWYAFLTIIAFRAGSNWETLQSTIANYSRAITILAVVMVLAAAAIWWKKRRR; the protein is encoded by the coding sequence TTGCTCGAGAACTTCATAGAGCGGCTGAGCGGTGTGCCGCTCTTCGTGCTGTACCCGATGCTCGGTCTCCTGGCCGCCGTCGAGAACATCTTCCCGCCGCTCCCCACCGACGCGGTCGTGGCGTTCGGCAGCTTCCTCGCCGCGCGCGGGCAGGGAAATCCGTGGGCCACGTTTCTCATAACCTGGCTGTCGAACGTGGCCGGCGCGGCGGGCATGTACTGGGCGGGGAGACGGTACGGCCGCTCGGTACTGACGCGCGGCTATGCCAAATGGATCGGACCGGAAGCTGAGGTCCGTCTCGAGCGGTCGTACAGGCGGTACGGGATTCCATCGCTGTTCGTGAGCCGGTTCCTTCCCGCAGTGCGAGCGGTCGTTCCGATCTTCGCCGGCGCCGCCAAGCTACCGTTCATCCCGGTCATCACCATCATGGCGCTGGCGTCGGGGATATGGTATGCCTTCCTCACGATCATCGCTTTCCGCGCGGGATCCAATTGGGAGACACTCCAGAGCACGATCGCGAATTACAGCCGGGCGATCACGATCCTCGCGGTGGTGATGGTGCTGGCCGCCGCCGCGATCTGGTGGAAAAAACGGCGAAGGTAG
- the kdsA gene encoding 3-deoxy-8-phosphooctulonate synthase, with protein MAVVAPVTARIELFPADRLFLIAGPCVLEGDDLNLRVAERLARLAERVPGGVIFKASFDKANRSNVDAARGPGLDEGLSALLRIKRETGLRVLTDVHLPDQCAPAAEVADALQIPAFLCRQTDLLVAAGRTGRAVNVKKGQWMQPEAMAGAVAKVRSAQGNGEVAVTERGTFFGYGDLVVDMRGFARLRAACKAPAIFDATHSVQRPGQGARGSSGGAREFIPVLARAAVSAGADGLFLETHPDPDSAPSDGPNMIPLPQLDHLIAQAVDLWTRARV; from the coding sequence ATGGCGGTCGTCGCGCCCGTGACGGCGCGCATCGAGCTGTTCCCGGCCGACAGACTCTTCCTCATCGCGGGCCCGTGCGTGCTCGAGGGGGATGATCTCAATCTCCGCGTCGCGGAGCGGCTCGCGCGGCTCGCCGAGCGGGTCCCCGGCGGGGTGATCTTCAAGGCGAGCTTCGACAAGGCCAACCGGTCGAACGTCGACGCCGCGCGCGGTCCCGGGCTGGACGAGGGGCTCTCGGCCCTGCTGCGCATCAAGCGCGAGACGGGCTTGCGCGTGCTGACCGACGTGCATCTGCCCGACCAGTGCGCGCCAGCGGCGGAAGTCGCGGACGCTCTGCAGATCCCGGCGTTCCTCTGCCGGCAGACTGACCTGCTCGTCGCGGCGGGACGCACCGGACGCGCGGTCAACGTGAAGAAGGGGCAGTGGATGCAGCCCGAGGCAATGGCGGGCGCCGTCGCGAAGGTGCGCTCGGCGCAGGGGAACGGCGAGGTCGCCGTGACCGAGCGCGGGACGTTCTTCGGCTACGGCGATCTCGTGGTCGACATGCGCGGCTTCGCCCGGCTGCGCGCGGCATGCAAGGCGCCCGCCATCTTCGACGCGACCCACAGCGTGCAGCGGCCGGGGCAGGGCGCGCGCGGCAGCAGCGGCGGCGCGCGCGAGTTCATTCCGGTTCTCGCGCGGGCGGCTGTATCGGCCGGCGCGGACGGGCTGTTTCTCGAGACGCACCCCGATCCGGATTCCGCGCCGAGCGACGGTCCGAACATGATCCCTCTGCCGCAGCTCGATCACCTGATCGCGCAGGCGGTGGACCTGTGGACCCGCGCGCGAGTCTGA
- a CDS encoding HAD hydrolase family protein encodes MALSRKRATQIKLVAFDVDGVLTEGGIFLGVAGNERIEFKRYDIQDGLGIHLLKTTGIKVAIVTGRESESVRLRAAELGIEDCVQDREARKLPAFKQLLRRHDIAIEDAAFVGDDVPDLGILRIVGLPVAVGNAVKEVKDECDVVLKRAGGHGAVREFVELLLRARREWTPAVERYVEQRSRAYLADEL; translated from the coding sequence ATGGCCCTCTCGCGCAAGCGCGCCACCCAGATAAAGCTCGTGGCGTTCGACGTCGACGGGGTGCTCACCGAAGGCGGGATCTTCCTCGGCGTCGCGGGCAACGAGCGCATCGAGTTCAAGCGCTACGACATCCAGGACGGGCTCGGAATCCACCTGCTCAAGACGACCGGGATCAAGGTCGCGATCGTCACCGGCCGTGAGTCGGAAAGCGTCCGGCTCCGGGCCGCGGAGCTGGGGATCGAGGACTGCGTGCAGGACAGGGAGGCGCGGAAGCTCCCGGCGTTCAAGCAGCTGCTGCGGCGGCACGACATCGCGATCGAGGATGCCGCGTTCGTCGGCGACGACGTGCCGGACCTGGGGATCCTGCGCATCGTCGGCCTCCCCGTCGCGGTGGGCAACGCCGTCAAGGAAGTGAAGGACGAGTGCGACGTCGTGCTGAAGCGGGCCGGCGGACACGGCGCAGTGCGCGAGTTCGTCGAGCTGCTGCTGCGGGCCCGCCGCGAGTGGACGCCGGCCGTGGAGCGGTACGTGGAACAGCGGTCGCGCGCGTACCTGGCGGACGAGCTGTGA
- the ispF gene encoding 2-C-methyl-D-erythritol 2,4-cyclodiphosphate synthase, which produces MPRDSQPQQKPQQKPQQKPQQKPQQKSRHSGVEAYHPLFARTGIGYDSHRFVPGKFLVLGGISIPSSVSLIGHSDADAVAHALIDAILGGAAAGDIGEIFPDTDDENAGRDSIQMLKEAIELVRERGFIVHQADISVIAETPAIAPHRDAMRSRLAEAMGISPEAVSIKGKTNEGMGWIGRGEGLACIAVASLVPVP; this is translated from the coding sequence ATGCCGCGTGACAGCCAGCCACAGCAGAAGCCACAGCAGAAGCCACAGCAGAAGCCACAGCAGAAGCCACAGCAGAAGAGCCGGCATTCCGGCGTGGAGGCGTATCATCCGCTGTTCGCCCGCACCGGGATCGGCTACGACTCGCACCGGTTCGTGCCGGGCAAGTTTCTCGTGCTCGGCGGCATTTCGATCCCGTCGTCGGTATCGCTGATCGGACATTCGGATGCCGACGCTGTCGCGCACGCACTGATCGACGCCATCCTTGGCGGTGCGGCCGCGGGAGACATCGGCGAGATTTTCCCCGACACGGACGACGAGAACGCGGGACGGGACTCGATTCAGATGCTCAAGGAAGCGATCGAGCTGGTGCGCGAACGGGGGTTCATCGTGCACCAGGCGGACATCAGCGTGATCGCGGAGACGCCCGCGATCGCGCCGCACCGGGACGCGATGCGCTCGAGGCTGGCCGAGGCTATGGGAATCTCGCCGGAGGCCGTCAGCATCAAGGGGAAGACCAACGAGGGGATGGGATGGATAGGCCGCGGCGAAGGACTTGCATGTATCGCCGTGGCCTCTCTCGTACCCGTCCCCTAG
- a CDS encoding CTP synthase gives MAPPRQQQTRYVFVTGGVVSSLGKGIAAASLGRLLVERGLKVTIMKFDPYLNVDPGTMSPFQHGEVYVTDDGAETDLDLGHYERFIDRPVSQDNNVTTGRIYLNVITKERRGEYLGSTVQVIPHITDEIKSAMKKVAVDNDVVIVEIGGTVGDIESLPFLEAIRQFRQEIGRENAVFIHLTLVPFISAAGEVKTKPTQHSVRELMEIGIQPDVLICRTDRALSEEVKRKIALFCNVDEGAVIEARDVPSIYEIPLRFHEQGLDERVMLRLGILGKRSPDLTKWREMVQRIRHPKERVKIAVVGKYTQLADSYKSVAEALSHGGIANNAGVDISWVSSDMFTSAERTAEVLNDYDGMLVPGGFGVRGVGGMVTAVKHAREAGLPFFGICLGMQTAIIEFARNVMGLEGSDSSEFAPDCPDPVISLMESQQHVTDMGGTMRLGAYPCKLAPGTKVAAIYGEPQISERHRHRYEVSNKYRDEFVRHGLVLSGLSPDESLVEIVELPDHPWYVGCQFHPELKSRPTRPHPLFASFIEAALARKKSRGESGESGAQKGAKTRGDAPAMVSSGAR, from the coding sequence ATGGCCCCTCCGCGACAGCAGCAGACGAGATACGTGTTCGTGACGGGGGGCGTGGTTTCCTCGCTCGGAAAGGGGATCGCCGCGGCCTCCCTCGGACGGCTCCTGGTGGAGCGCGGCCTCAAGGTCACGATCATGAAGTTCGATCCGTACCTGAACGTCGACCCGGGCACCATGTCGCCGTTCCAGCACGGTGAGGTGTACGTCACGGACGACGGCGCCGAGACCGATCTCGATCTCGGCCACTACGAGCGGTTCATCGACCGGCCGGTGTCGCAGGACAACAACGTCACCACCGGGCGCATCTACCTCAACGTCATCACCAAGGAGCGGCGGGGCGAATACCTCGGGTCCACCGTCCAGGTCATCCCGCACATCACCGACGAGATCAAGTCGGCGATGAAGAAGGTCGCGGTGGACAACGACGTCGTGATCGTCGAGATCGGCGGCACCGTCGGCGACATCGAGTCGCTCCCGTTCCTCGAGGCGATCCGTCAGTTCCGGCAGGAGATCGGCCGCGAGAACGCGGTCTTCATCCACCTCACGCTCGTGCCGTTCATCAGCGCGGCGGGGGAAGTGAAGACCAAGCCCACGCAGCATTCCGTGCGCGAGCTGATGGAGATCGGAATCCAGCCGGACGTGCTGATCTGCCGCACCGACCGCGCTCTGTCCGAGGAGGTGAAGCGCAAGATCGCGCTCTTCTGCAACGTGGACGAAGGCGCGGTGATCGAGGCGCGCGACGTGCCGTCCATCTACGAGATTCCGCTGCGCTTCCACGAGCAGGGGCTGGACGAGCGGGTGATGCTTCGCCTCGGAATCCTCGGCAAGCGCTCACCCGATCTCACGAAGTGGCGGGAGATGGTGCAGCGGATCCGGCATCCCAAGGAGCGCGTCAAGATCGCGGTCGTCGGGAAGTACACCCAGCTTGCCGACAGCTACAAGAGCGTGGCCGAGGCGCTGAGTCACGGCGGTATCGCGAACAACGCCGGCGTGGACATCTCCTGGGTGTCGAGCGACATGTTCACGTCCGCCGAGCGTACGGCCGAAGTGCTGAACGACTACGACGGCATGTTGGTCCCCGGAGGATTCGGCGTTCGTGGCGTGGGGGGGATGGTCACGGCCGTCAAGCACGCCCGTGAAGCCGGCCTCCCATTCTTCGGTATATGTCTCGGAATGCAGACGGCGATCATAGAGTTCGCCCGCAACGTCATGGGACTCGAGGGCAGCGACTCGAGCGAGTTCGCGCCGGACTGTCCGGACCCGGTCATCTCGCTCATGGAGTCGCAGCAGCACGTGACCGACATGGGCGGCACCATGCGGCTCGGTGCGTACCCCTGCAAGCTGGCGCCGGGCACCAAGGTGGCGGCGATCTACGGCGAGCCCCAGATCAGCGAGCGGCACCGGCACCGGTACGAGGTGTCGAACAAGTACCGCGACGAATTCGTCCGGCACGGACTCGTGCTCAGCGGGCTGTCGCCCGACGAGTCGCTGGTAGAGATCGTCGAGCTGCCGGATCACCCGTGGTACGTCGGCTGCCAGTTCCATCCCGAGCTGAAGTCGCGGCCGACCCGCCCGCACCCGCTGTTCGCGAGTTTCATCGAGGCGGCGCTCGCGCGGAAGAAGTCGCGCGGCGAAAGCGGCGAGAGCGGCGCGCAGAAGGGCGCGAAGACCCGGGGCGACGCGCCGGCGATGGTCAGCTCGGGCGCCAGGTAA
- the xerD gene encoding site-specific tyrosine recombinase XerD, with product MEKTAKVGAANSAGEQLPDATAREFLLEPFQDFLAVEQGLSPRTREAYALDLARFAMYGKLKGSAGPAHVAPRLLREYMYYLKDIGLSPASIRRNVSALRTYFKFLVGEGHVQRDPSDRLETPKRWRTLPEVLTVADVDRILSAPSLDEPLAFRDRAMLELAYSAGLRVSEWISIGVKDVLFEDGLVRVFGKGSKERLVPIGRKAIGALAIYMRELRPKLERGEGKGALFLNSRGKPLSRMGAWKILRKYVDQAGIKKRVTPHTLRHSFATHLLEGGADLRAVQEMLGHADISTTQIYTHVDREYLRTVHREFHPRK from the coding sequence GTGGAAAAAACGGCGAAGGTAGGAGCAGCGAACAGCGCGGGGGAGCAGCTGCCCGACGCGACGGCCCGCGAGTTCCTGCTCGAGCCGTTCCAGGACTTTCTCGCCGTGGAGCAGGGGCTCTCGCCGCGCACGCGGGAAGCGTACGCGCTGGACCTGGCGCGGTTCGCCATGTACGGGAAGCTCAAGGGATCGGCCGGGCCCGCGCACGTCGCTCCGCGGCTGCTCCGCGAGTACATGTACTACCTCAAGGACATCGGCCTCTCGCCCGCGTCCATTCGCCGCAACGTCTCGGCGCTGCGCACGTACTTCAAGTTCCTCGTGGGAGAAGGTCACGTGCAGCGCGACCCGAGCGACCGGCTCGAGACGCCGAAGCGGTGGCGCACACTGCCCGAGGTGCTGACGGTCGCGGACGTGGATCGCATCCTCTCGGCGCCATCGCTGGACGAGCCGCTCGCGTTTCGCGACCGCGCCATGCTGGAGCTGGCATACAGCGCGGGGCTGCGCGTGTCCGAGTGGATCTCCATCGGCGTGAAGGACGTGTTGTTCGAGGACGGGCTGGTGCGCGTGTTCGGCAAGGGCAGCAAGGAGCGGCTCGTGCCCATCGGACGCAAGGCGATCGGCGCGCTCGCGATCTACATGCGCGAGCTGCGGCCGAAGCTCGAGCGCGGGGAGGGGAAGGGGGCGCTGTTTCTGAATTCCCGGGGCAAGCCGCTGTCGCGCATGGGCGCGTGGAAGATCCTGCGCAAGTACGTGGATCAGGCCGGGATCAAGAAGCGCGTCACCCCGCACACGCTGCGACACTCGTTCGCCACGCACCTTCTGGAAGGCGGCGCCGACTTGCGCGCGGTGCAGGAGATGCTCGGCCACGCGGACATCTCGACCACGCAGATTTATACGCACGTGGACAGGGAGTATCTTCGCACGGTGCACCGGGAGTTTCACCCGCGGAAGTGA
- the mqnE gene encoding aminofutalosine synthase MqnE, producing MADPIACPDPARVADPALRRVAEKHAAGERLSGDDALVMFRSPDLLSLGRLADHANRSRHGDVVTFAANQHINPTNICILRKTCAFCSFARLPKEHGSYHYTLDEVWAEAAAADTGLTREFHIVGGLDMKAGLQYYSEIFRGLKQRYPRVHIKALTAVEIAHISRIEKMSVRDVLVALREAGLDTLPGGGAEVFGKAVRMTIAEKKLAGSDWINVHRTAHHLGIRSNCTMLYGHVESLEDRVEHLTMLRDLQDETGGFLAYIPLAFHPDHNQLGRELGREGTATTGFDDLRNLAVGRLFLDNIDHVKTHWIMVTPALSQTSLSFGVNDLEGTVVREKVYHEAGAETAQSMSLDEILRLIRAAGKVPAERDSLYRVLRTFEPEPAGVPVAA from the coding sequence GTGGCCGACCCCATCGCCTGTCCCGACCCGGCGCGGGTAGCGGACCCTGCGCTCCGGCGCGTCGCCGAGAAGCACGCGGCGGGGGAGCGCCTGAGCGGCGACGACGCGCTGGTGATGTTCCGCTCGCCCGACCTGCTGTCGCTCGGCAGGCTCGCCGATCACGCCAACCGCTCGCGGCACGGGGACGTGGTGACCTTCGCCGCGAACCAGCACATCAATCCAACCAACATCTGCATCCTGCGGAAGACGTGCGCGTTCTGCTCGTTCGCGCGGCTCCCCAAGGAACACGGCTCGTACCACTACACGTTGGACGAGGTCTGGGCGGAAGCGGCCGCGGCGGACACCGGACTGACGCGCGAGTTCCACATCGTGGGCGGCCTCGACATGAAGGCGGGGCTGCAGTACTACAGCGAGATCTTTCGCGGGCTCAAGCAGCGGTACCCGCGCGTGCACATCAAGGCGCTAACGGCGGTGGAGATCGCGCACATCTCGCGGATAGAAAAGATGTCCGTGCGGGACGTTTTGGTTGCGCTCCGGGAAGCGGGCCTCGATACCTTGCCCGGTGGGGGGGCCGAGGTGTTCGGCAAGGCGGTGCGCATGACCATCGCGGAGAAGAAGCTCGCGGGCTCCGACTGGATCAACGTTCACCGCACGGCGCACCACCTCGGAATCCGCAGCAACTGCACGATGCTGTACGGCCACGTCGAGTCGCTCGAAGACCGGGTGGAGCATCTCACCATGCTCCGCGACCTGCAGGACGAGACGGGCGGCTTTCTCGCTTACATCCCGCTCGCCTTCCACCCCGACCACAACCAGCTCGGCAGGGAGCTGGGGCGCGAAGGCACCGCGACCACCGGCTTCGACGACCTCCGCAACCTCGCGGTCGGCCGGCTCTTCCTTGACAACATCGACCACGTCAAGACGCACTGGATCATGGTCACGCCGGCGCTGTCGCAGACCTCGCTCTCGTTCGGCGTCAACGACCTCGAAGGCACGGTCGTGCGGGAGAAGGTCTATCACGAGGCGGGCGCGGAGACGGCGCAGTCGATGTCGCTGGACGAGATCCTGCGGCTGATCCGCGCGGCGGGGAAGGTTCCCGCCGAGCGCGACTCGCTGTACCGCGTCCTCCGCACGTTCGAGCCCGAGCCCGCCGGCGTGCCGGTGGCCGCGTGA